Proteins encoded within one genomic window of Rhodobacteraceae bacterium LMO-JJ12:
- a CDS encoding class I SAM-dependent methyltransferase — protein MSVKGTGEIMGAFGRLKEKIRRWKLAGREPRDVFSNIYTSNKWGDPESRSGKGSNIVATERIRAALPGLVRDLGAESFLDLPCGDYFWMQRVELGVKTYTGGDIVVELIAENQRKYAREGVNFEVINLIEGPVPRHDIVFVRDCLVHLSLAHVAAAIRNLKASGSTWLVTTTYPETGTNEAISTGQWRALDLTAPPFSFPSPERMIDEAMPGLKGSSHDKSMGVWRLADLPDLAALEADV, from the coding sequence TTGAGCGTGAAAGGGACGGGTGAGATCATGGGGGCTTTCGGGCGATTGAAAGAGAAAATAAGGCGATGGAAGCTGGCCGGGCGCGAGCCGCGTGACGTTTTTTCTAACATCTACACCAGCAATAAATGGGGCGATCCCGAGAGCCGGTCCGGAAAGGGTTCGAACATAGTGGCGACGGAGAGGATCCGTGCAGCACTGCCCGGGTTGGTGCGCGATCTTGGTGCCGAGAGCTTTCTCGACCTGCCCTGCGGCGATTATTTCTGGATGCAGCGGGTGGAGCTTGGAGTGAAGACCTATACCGGCGGCGATATCGTGGTGGAACTCATTGCGGAGAATCAACGGAAGTATGCGCGGGAGGGCGTGAATTTCGAGGTGATCAACCTTATCGAAGGCCCGGTGCCGAGACATGACATTGTATTCGTGCGCGATTGTTTGGTACATCTGAGCCTCGCGCATGTGGCTGCAGCAATTCGCAATCTGAAAGCCTCGGGATCGACATGGCTCGTGACCACTACGTATCCGGAAACCGGCACCAACGAAGCCATTTCCACCGGCCAGTGGCGGGCGCTCGATCTGACGGCGCCGCCTTTCTCTTTCCCCTCGCCTGAACGGATGATCGACGAGGCGATGCCTGGGCTGAAAGGCAGTAGCCACGACAAGTCGATGGGTGTCTGGCGGTTGGCCGATTTGCCGGACCTTGCGGCACTGGAGGCCGACGTATGA
- a CDS encoding sulfotransferase family protein, with protein sequence MTVVGKDFLFVHVPKSAGKSVAAYLGGTTKGIPSHAPLWYLREELGLTQYAFGTVRNPWARMVSAYAFISQKPLRKHESADYQRDVADRGFRDWLLNDTFFSHEDALWDVPARAAFQRRSQEFWLKGCDYICKVETLVQDLKQVSKHITMPRRRYFGLLGRPELKQKNTSSHGSYRDYYDEETRAFIALHFAWEIGEFGYSFE encoded by the coding sequence ATGACTGTCGTGGGTAAGGATTTCCTTTTCGTTCATGTACCAAAATCGGCAGGTAAATCAGTGGCGGCCTATCTGGGTGGCACCACGAAAGGAATTCCGAGCCATGCGCCGCTCTGGTATCTGCGCGAAGAGTTGGGGCTGACGCAATATGCATTCGGTACCGTGCGCAATCCCTGGGCGCGGATGGTTTCGGCCTATGCCTTCATTTCCCAGAAACCGCTGCGTAAGCATGAATCAGCCGATTATCAGCGCGACGTTGCTGATCGGGGTTTTCGCGACTGGCTATTGAACGACACCTTTTTCTCGCACGAGGATGCGCTTTGGGATGTGCCCGCACGGGCTGCGTTCCAGCGACGGTCACAGGAATTCTGGCTGAAAGGCTGTGATTACATCTGCAAGGTAGAGACGCTGGTGCAAGATCTGAAACAGGTGAGCAAACATATCACCATGCCCCGCAGGCGGTACTTCGGATTGCTTGGGCGGCCGGAGTTGAAGCAAAAAAACACCAGTTCACACGGCTCCTATCGAGACTATTACGACGAGGAAACGCGCGCTTTCATCGCCCTGCATTTCGCATGGGAAATCGGGGAATTCGGTTACAGTTTCGAGTGA
- a CDS encoding N-acetylneuraminate synthase family protein, with product MKIAHREIGPAHPPLVIAEIGINHGGDLAVAKEMVRLAAASGCEMVKHQTHIVEDEMTDEAKQIFPPNADISIWEVMQQCALSLDDEAELKRYSESLGLIWISTPFSRAAADFLETLDVPAYKIGSGEADNLPLIRHIARKGKPVIMSTGMQTIETMRASVQILDDAGIEYALLECTNLYPSPAEIVSLKGVTDLRQAFPNAVVGFSDHSIGPEMALASVALGASILERHYTDTRYRKGPDISCSMDPAELRLLIDRSREIWIAANNDKKRTGPEEDVYRFARASVVADADLPAGHVIEEQDIWARRPGSGEIPGYDFDKVMGKTLKQPVKRNQQLKWSDLA from the coding sequence ATGAAAATCGCCCACCGCGAGATCGGCCCCGCCCATCCCCCACTTGTCATTGCCGAGATTGGCATAAACCACGGCGGCGATCTGGCTGTCGCGAAGGAGATGGTGCGCCTTGCCGCCGCCTCAGGCTGCGAGATGGTCAAGCATCAGACCCATATCGTTGAAGACGAGATGACTGACGAGGCCAAGCAGATCTTCCCGCCCAATGCCGACATCTCGATCTGGGAGGTGATGCAGCAATGCGCGCTTTCCCTCGACGACGAGGCCGAGCTGAAACGCTACTCGGAAAGCCTCGGCCTGATCTGGATTTCCACGCCATTCTCCCGCGCCGCTGCCGATTTTCTCGAAACGCTCGACGTACCTGCTTACAAGATCGGTTCAGGAGAAGCGGACAACCTGCCCCTCATCCGCCACATCGCGCGCAAGGGTAAACCGGTGATCATGTCCACCGGTATGCAGACCATCGAGACAATGCGCGCCAGCGTTCAGATCCTGGATGATGCCGGGATCGAATATGCGCTGCTGGAATGCACCAATCTTTATCCTTCTCCGGCCGAAATCGTCTCGCTCAAGGGTGTAACCGACCTGCGCCAAGCCTTCCCAAACGCCGTTGTAGGCTTTTCTGATCACTCTATCGGCCCAGAAATGGCACTGGCCTCGGTCGCGCTGGGTGCCTCGATCCTCGAGCGGCACTATACCGACACGCGCTACCGCAAGGGACCGGATATCTCCTGCTCAATGGACCCTGCCGAACTGCGCCTGCTGATTGATCGCTCACGTGAAATCTGGATCGCCGCGAACAACGACAAGAAACGCACCGGCCCCGAAGAAGATGTCTATCGCTTCGCCCGCGCCTCTGTCGTGGCTGATGCTGATCTGCCCGCAGGTCATGTTATCGAGGAGCAAGACATCTGGGCCCGCCGCCCCGGCTCGGGCGAGATTCCGGGCTATGATTTCGACAAGGTGATGGGAAAGACGTTGAAACAGCCGGTAAAACGAAACCAACAACTCAAATGGAGCGATCTCGCATGA
- a CDS encoding lysophospholipid acyltransferase family protein, whose amino-acid sequence MSTKPAQPRSAKDRVQFALIKAVLWIMRRLPYNKRVPFSGWFLSRIVAPLLGWRKRIGANIRLVAPETPDAEINQIARDVPDNFGRTLAELFSPDEFIKIAQATPLEGPGVAALEQARAEGRPSILVSGHFGNYDVIRAGVIARGFSVGGIYRPMNIPQFNTIYVETISKVGTPLFSRGRRGMAEMMRFMKGGGTLAVLIDQRLNNGVPLKFFGHTAYTALSFAELALKYNAIVIPCYSIRQPDGLSFRAVLEAPIAHSTAQEMTQTLNDSLEAIVRQHMGQWFWIHNRWKDIPQAQESDT is encoded by the coding sequence ATGAGCACCAAGCCCGCCCAACCCCGCAGCGCTAAAGACCGCGTGCAATTTGCATTGATCAAGGCGGTGCTTTGGATCATGCGCCGCCTGCCTTACAATAAACGCGTGCCATTCTCGGGGTGGTTTCTTTCGCGTATCGTGGCGCCCCTGCTCGGATGGCGCAAAAGAATTGGCGCCAATATTCGGCTTGTCGCGCCAGAAACGCCTGACGCCGAAATCAACCAGATTGCGCGCGACGTGCCTGACAATTTCGGTCGCACCCTGGCAGAACTTTTTTCACCCGACGAATTCATCAAAATCGCACAGGCGACACCGCTAGAGGGGCCGGGCGTTGCCGCACTGGAACAAGCCCGCGCAGAAGGCCGCCCGTCGATCCTCGTCTCCGGTCACTTCGGGAATTACGATGTGATCCGCGCGGGTGTGATTGCCCGTGGTTTTTCGGTTGGCGGAATTTATCGTCCGATGAACATCCCCCAGTTCAATACGATCTATGTTGAGACGATCTCGAAAGTCGGCACGCCCCTGTTTTCGCGCGGGCGGCGCGGCATGGCCGAAATGATGCGTTTCATGAAAGGCGGCGGCACGCTTGCCGTGCTGATCGACCAGCGCCTCAACAACGGCGTGCCGCTCAAGTTCTTCGGCCACACCGCCTATACCGCGCTCAGCTTCGCCGAGTTGGCGTTAAAGTATAACGCCATCGTGATCCCCTGCTATAGCATTCGCCAGCCCGACGGGCTCAGCTTCCGGGCCGTGCTCGAGGCCCCGATTGCGCATTCAACAGCTCAAGAAATGACCCAAACACTCAACGATTCTCTGGAAGCCATAGTGCGCCAGCACATGGGCCAATGGTTCTGGATCCACAATCGCTGGAAAGACATCCCGCAAGCTCAGGAGAGTGACACATGA
- a CDS encoding FAD-binding protein encodes MEMPKPDSSVLAKKPILVKRLLEVLPKDAVIHEVAETRAYECDALTAYRCPPMLAVLPTSTQEVSDVLRICHQMGVPVVPRGAGTSLAGGALPTADCVILGVARMNEVLETDYDNRFIRVQTGRTNLSVSGAVEEEEFFYAPDPSSQLACAIAGNIAMNSGGAHCLKYGVTTNNLIGVTMVMMDGEVVEIGGAHLDAAHYDLLGLICGSEGQLGVVTEATLRILRKPEGARPVLMGFDSNEVAGECVSDIIKAGVLPVAIEFMDRPCIRATEAFAHAGYPDCEALLIVEVEGSDAEIDEQLGMILEIARRHNPVELRESGSAEESAKIWLGRKSAFGAMGQINDYMCLDGTIPVSQLPYVLRRIGEMSREYGLDVGNVFHAGDGNMHPLILYDANKPGDLELCEAFGSDILRLCVEVGGCLTGEHGVGIEKRDLMVDQFGPDDLDIQMAVKDVFDPGWLLNPAKVFPLGASANRRAA; translated from the coding sequence ATGGAGATGCCCAAACCCGATTCCAGCGTATTGGCCAAAAAGCCGATTCTGGTGAAGCGACTGTTGGAGGTGTTGCCAAAAGATGCGGTGATCCATGAGGTGGCAGAGACGCGGGCGTATGAATGTGACGCGCTCACGGCCTATCGCTGCCCGCCGATGTTGGCGGTATTGCCGACGAGTACTCAAGAAGTCTCGGATGTTTTGCGCATCTGTCATCAGATGGGTGTTCCGGTGGTGCCGCGTGGGGCAGGCACGTCGCTGGCCGGCGGGGCGCTGCCCACGGCGGATTGCGTGATTCTGGGTGTTGCGCGGATGAACGAGGTTCTGGAGACCGATTACGATAACCGTTTTATCCGGGTGCAGACCGGGCGAACCAATCTGAGCGTTTCGGGCGCTGTGGAGGAGGAAGAGTTCTTCTATGCACCCGATCCGTCAAGTCAGTTGGCCTGTGCCATCGCTGGAAATATCGCGATGAATTCCGGGGGCGCGCATTGTCTGAAATACGGGGTGACAACCAATAACCTTATCGGCGTGACAATGGTGATGATGGATGGCGAGGTGGTCGAGATCGGCGGCGCGCATCTGGATGCGGCACATTACGATCTGCTCGGCCTGATCTGTGGCTCGGAAGGGCAGTTGGGTGTTGTTACCGAAGCGACGCTGCGTATTCTGCGCAAGCCCGAAGGTGCGCGACCGGTGCTAATGGGTTTCGATAGCAACGAAGTCGCAGGGGAATGCGTTTCGGACATTATCAAGGCCGGAGTCTTGCCGGTGGCGATCGAATTCATGGACCGGCCCTGTATCCGAGCGACAGAAGCCTTTGCGCATGCGGGATACCCCGATTGCGAGGCGCTTTTGATCGTTGAGGTCGAGGGCAGCGACGCCGAAATTGACGAGCAACTGGGCATGATCCTAGAGATCGCCCGACGGCATAACCCGGTGGAATTGCGCGAAAGCGGTTCGGCTGAGGAAAGCGCAAAGATCTGGCTGGGCCGCAAGAGTGCCTTTGGCGCAATGGGGCAGATCAACGATTACATGTGTCTTGATGGTACGATCCCGGTGAGCCAGCTGCCGTATGTGCTGCGTCGTATCGGCGAAATGAGTCGTGAGTATGGGCTGGATGTCGGGAATGTGTTTCATGCGGGCGATGGTAACATGCATCCGCTGATCCTGTATGATGCCAACAAACCCGGTGATCTGGAACTGTGCGAGGCATTTGGCAGCGATATCCTGCGACTCTGCGTCGAGGTGGGTGGCTGTTTGACCGGAGAGCATGGCGTGGGCATCGAAAAGCGCGATTTGATGGTCGATCAGTTCGGGCCAGATGACCTTGATATTCAGATGGCTGTGAAGGATGTGTTTGATCCTGGGTGGCTTTTGAACCCCGCCAAGGTATTTCCGCTTGGTGCGTCAGCTAATCGACGCGCCGCCTGA
- a CDS encoding FAD-binding protein — protein sequence MVPESEKELSEMIGEARGALCISGGGTRPVGQVVAGEALSTAGLSGIVDYEPGALTLVARTGTPMEEINSALAAEGQRLAFEPMDHRGLLGTTGAPTIGGVVAANVSGPRRIATGACRDFLLGVRFVDGMGRILKNGGRVMKNVTGYDLVKLMAGSRGTLGVLTEVSFKVLPEPRALAVLRIEGLSEAEAVAAMTLALRSPFEVTGAAHAPSGIKAEPVTMVRIEGFADSVAYRAGQLKTLLRQYGDAKVETDPQTCVASWRWVRDVEMFHGEAGDVWQFSVKPSDAPKIGVGLRELGALDLLYDWGGGRIWALTPQGQDMRPVGLNGHANLVRASEETRQVLSVFQPEPLALKKISQGLRDRFDPRGVLNPGLMG from the coding sequence ATGGTGCCTGAGAGCGAAAAAGAACTGAGCGAAATGATTGGCGAGGCCCGAGGGGCGCTGTGCATTTCGGGCGGCGGCACCCGACCTGTGGGTCAGGTCGTGGCGGGTGAAGCGCTGTCAACGGCAGGGTTGAGCGGGATTGTGGACTATGAACCCGGTGCGTTGACCCTTGTGGCGCGGACAGGAACACCGATGGAAGAGATCAATTCTGCGCTGGCGGCGGAGGGGCAGCGGCTCGCCTTTGAACCGATGGATCATCGCGGTCTGTTGGGGACGACGGGCGCGCCGACGATTGGCGGCGTCGTCGCGGCGAATGTCAGCGGGCCGAGGCGGATTGCCACAGGCGCCTGCCGCGATTTCCTGTTGGGAGTGCGCTTTGTCGATGGGATGGGGCGCATTCTGAAAAATGGTGGGCGTGTGATGAAGAACGTCACCGGCTACGATCTTGTAAAGCTGATGGCAGGCAGTCGGGGCACGTTGGGCGTGCTGACTGAAGTGAGTTTCAAGGTCTTACCAGAACCACGCGCGCTGGCGGTCTTGCGGATCGAAGGATTGAGCGAGGCCGAGGCGGTGGCGGCGATGACACTGGCACTGCGATCTCCCTTTGAGGTGACGGGGGCCGCGCATGCGCCGAGTGGCATCAAGGCTGAGCCGGTGACAATGGTTCGGATCGAAGGTTTTGCAGATAGTGTGGCATATCGCGCCGGGCAATTGAAAACGCTCTTGCGACAGTACGGCGATGCCAAAGTGGAAACCGATCCGCAGACCTGCGTGGCCAGTTGGCGTTGGGTGCGCGATGTCGAGATGTTTCACGGCGAGGCGGGCGATGTCTGGCAATTTTCAGTCAAGCCCAGCGATGCGCCGAAAATCGGCGTTGGATTGCGCGAACTGGGCGCGCTGGATCTGCTCTATGATTGGGGTGGTGGGCGCATATGGGCGTTGACGCCGCAAGGGCAGGATATGCGCCCCGTGGGCCTGAACGGGCATGCAAACCTGGTGCGGGCGAGCGAAGAGACCCGACAGGTGTTGTCGGTTTTTCAGCCTGAACCATTGGCGCTCAAAAAGATTTCGCAAGGTTTGCGCGATAGGTTCGATCCCAGGGGGGTTCTGAACCCCGGGTTGATGGGATAG
- the glcF gene encoding glycolate oxidase subunit GlcF, producing MQTNFTEEQMKDPGILRANEILRACVHCGFCTATCPTYQVLGDELDSPRGRIYQIKDMLENERIPDPKTVLHIDRCLSCLACMTTCPSGVHYMHLVDHARAYIESNYKRPFTDRMLRWVLSRILPYPGRFRLALLGAKIGRPFAFAMPDKRLKAMLKMAPKSIPPVSRNDDPQSFPAKGERKMRVALMTGCAQKALDTDINDATIRLLRRLGCEVVVAKGAGCCGALTHHMGKEGESHASAARNIEAWCAEMAGEGLDAIVINTSGCGTTVKDYGYMFRNAEMAEKAAKVSALAMDVSELVMKLDLPEGGAKGMKVAYHSACSLQHGQQIKTHPKTLLKRVGFDVVEPADSHLCCGSAGTYNLMQPEISAQLKDRKVKTLMAKTPDVIAAGNIGCMVQIGSGTDVPVVHTVELLDWATGGPKPGKMAAEL from the coding sequence ATGCAGACTAATTTCACCGAAGAACAGATGAAGGATCCCGGCATTCTGCGGGCCAACGAGATTTTGCGCGCCTGTGTGCATTGCGGATTTTGCACGGCAACCTGTCCGACATACCAAGTTCTGGGAGACGAGCTCGATAGTCCGCGAGGTCGGATCTATCAGATCAAGGACATGCTGGAGAATGAGCGGATACCTGATCCGAAAACCGTGCTGCATATCGACCGTTGTCTGAGCTGTTTGGCTTGCATGACAACCTGTCCCTCGGGCGTGCACTATATGCACCTCGTCGATCATGCACGTGCCTATATCGAAAGCAATTACAAACGCCCTTTCACGGATCGCATGCTACGCTGGGTGTTGTCGCGGATTCTGCCCTATCCGGGGCGATTCCGGCTTGCTTTGTTGGGTGCGAAAATCGGCAGGCCCTTTGCTTTTGCGATGCCCGACAAGCGGCTGAAGGCCATGTTGAAGATGGCGCCCAAGAGCATTCCACCCGTGAGCCGCAATGACGATCCGCAAAGTTTCCCGGCCAAGGGGGAGCGCAAAATGCGCGTGGCTCTCATGACGGGTTGTGCGCAAAAGGCGCTCGATACCGATATCAATGATGCCACCATCCGGTTGTTACGCCGGTTGGGTTGCGAGGTGGTGGTGGCCAAGGGGGCGGGCTGTTGCGGGGCGCTGACCCATCACATGGGCAAGGAAGGTGAAAGCCATGCTTCGGCGGCAAGGAATATCGAGGCCTGGTGTGCGGAAATGGCAGGCGAGGGGCTTGATGCCATCGTGATAAATACCTCCGGCTGTGGTACGACCGTGAAGGACTATGGATATATGTTCCGCAATGCCGAGATGGCGGAAAAGGCGGCCAAAGTATCGGCGCTTGCCATGGATGTGAGTGAGCTCGTAATGAAGCTCGACCTGCCGGAAGGCGGCGCCAAAGGAATGAAGGTGGCCTATCATTCGGCGTGCTCCCTGCAACACGGCCAACAAATCAAGACCCATCCAAAAACTCTGCTCAAGAGAGTTGGCTTTGACGTGGTTGAACCCGCGGACAGCCATCTTTGTTGTGGTTCGGCAGGAACCTACAATCTCATGCAACCCGAGATTTCCGCGCAACTGAAAGATCGCAAGGTCAAGACGCTGATGGCGAAGACGCCGGATGTGATCGCGGCGGGTAATATCGGTTGTATGGTGCAGATCGGATCGGGCACTGATGTGCCGGTGGTGCATACAGTTGAGCTGCTCGACTGGGCCACGGGCGGGCCGAAACCGGGCAAGATGGCGGCGGAACTTTAA
- a CDS encoding trypsin-like serine protease: protein MLRLFLIALFATIATTADAEDARLKRLATGDDNRGWEAVGRLDIDGKRFCTGALIAPNLVLTAAHCLFEKESGVRINHEKIEFLAGWRDGRASAYRWVKRAVVHPEYSYSARLDAVRVGNDVALLELHHPIRNTRVVPFETDSPPHKGDKIGIVSYARNRSEAPSMQEVCWVKDWQTGVLVMTCDVDFGSSGAPVFVFDEAGTPRIVSVVSGMAVVDGERVSLGTQLEEPLALLKAELAANNGMFTSASRPKTKRLNVGARGDTGAKFVKP, encoded by the coding sequence ATGCTGCGCCTGTTTCTGATTGCCCTGTTTGCCACGATCGCGACGACTGCCGATGCTGAAGACGCACGGTTGAAGAGGCTGGCGACGGGTGATGACAATCGCGGTTGGGAAGCGGTTGGGCGGCTTGATATTGACGGAAAACGGTTTTGCACCGGCGCGTTGATCGCACCTAATCTTGTACTGACTGCTGCACACTGTCTGTTTGAGAAAGAGAGCGGTGTGCGTATTAACCATGAAAAGATCGAATTTCTGGCGGGTTGGCGAGATGGCCGAGCTTCGGCCTATCGTTGGGTAAAGCGCGCGGTGGTTCACCCGGAATATTCTTATTCGGCTCGGCTTGATGCTGTCCGTGTGGGTAATGATGTGGCGCTATTGGAGTTGCATCATCCGATCCGCAACACTCGCGTCGTTCCGTTCGAAACGGACAGTCCGCCGCACAAGGGTGACAAAATCGGCATCGTGTCTTACGCGCGGAACCGGTCCGAGGCGCCGTCGATGCAGGAGGTGTGTTGGGTCAAGGATTGGCAGACGGGCGTTCTGGTAATGACCTGTGATGTCGACTTCGGATCGAGCGGCGCACCGGTGTTTGTATTCGACGAAGCAGGAACGCCGCGAATCGTGTCGGTCGTATCGGGCATGGCGGTTGTCGATGGTGAGCGGGTGTCCTTGGGAACCCAGCTTGAAGAGCCGCTGGCCTTGCTCAAGGCCGAACTGGCAGCGAACAATGGCATGTTTACCTCTGCGAGCCGCCCGAAAACCAAGCGGTTGAACGTGGGCGCGCGAGGGGATACGGGCGCGAAGTTCGTCAAGCCATGA
- a CDS encoding trypsin-like peptidase domain-containing protein, protein MNRWAIKTLALVLLFQPVQAIADNSSLIRLNQRDALLGWEAVGRVAIGDDGYCTGVLIATDLVLTAAHCVVEPTTGTLRDAESLTFRAGWREGAAIAESRISRVVAHSNYVPAKGMSFENIRFDAALLRLEKPIPSATAAPFALHGPAKTGQRVSVVSYGRGRDSALSWQRVCGLLGRQSGIMAFNCDVTFGSSGAPVFVTDGRRARILTLVSSGGSRDGMTIAYGMELPEVVAQLKRDLRTLGPIRPAVTPVRRIRVGGSNSAASGAKFVKP, encoded by the coding sequence ATGAATCGGTGGGCAATCAAGACGCTGGCGCTGGTTTTGCTTTTTCAGCCGGTGCAGGCGATCGCAGACAACAGCAGTTTGATCCGCCTCAACCAGCGCGATGCGTTACTTGGCTGGGAAGCAGTCGGGCGCGTTGCGATTGGCGATGATGGATATTGCACCGGCGTTCTAATCGCGACCGATCTTGTTTTGACGGCCGCGCATTGTGTTGTTGAACCAACGACAGGCACATTGCGCGACGCCGAAAGCCTGACCTTTCGTGCGGGTTGGCGCGAGGGTGCTGCGATTGCCGAAAGCAGAATTTCAAGAGTTGTGGCGCATTCAAACTATGTTCCCGCCAAGGGAATGAGTTTTGAAAATATTCGGTTTGATGCTGCTTTATTGCGGCTGGAGAAGCCAATACCGTCGGCAACGGCAGCGCCGTTTGCCTTGCACGGTCCGGCAAAGACCGGTCAACGTGTGAGCGTGGTGTCTTATGGCAGAGGACGTGACTCTGCCCTTTCCTGGCAGCGTGTTTGCGGGTTGTTGGGGCGTCAGAGCGGAATAATGGCCTTCAATTGCGACGTGACCTTCGGGTCGAGCGGTGCGCCGGTTTTCGTAACCGACGGGCGGCGCGCGCGCATCCTTACTTTGGTTTCATCTGGTGGATCGCGCGATGGCATGACCATTGCCTATGGCATGGAACTGCCCGAAGTGGTTGCGCAATTGAAACGAGACCTGCGTACGCTCGGGCCGATACGCCCGGCTGTCACACCTGTGAGGCGTATACGGGTGGGGGGATCGAACAGTGCCGCAAGTGGTGCGAAATTCGTCAAACCCTGA
- a CDS encoding Hsp20 family protein, producing the protein MRNLDFAPLYRATVGFDQIADMFDRVLSGEVAQTTYPPYNIEKTADDAYRISIAVAGFSESDLSVELKDGALIVSARKAEDAEEGRTFLHRGIATRAFERRFQLADHVRVVGAAHADGMLHIELVKEIPEALKPRRIEIAKSDSVDVDKDVVDAKAVN; encoded by the coding sequence ATGCGTAACCTAGATTTTGCACCGCTTTACCGCGCCACTGTCGGCTTTGACCAAATTGCAGACATGTTCGACCGGGTGTTATCCGGCGAAGTGGCACAAACCACCTATCCACCCTACAACATCGAAAAGACCGCCGATGATGCCTATCGCATTTCCATAGCGGTCGCCGGATTCTCTGAGTCTGACCTATCGGTCGAGCTGAAGGACGGCGCGCTTATCGTTTCGGCACGCAAAGCTGAGGACGCCGAGGAAGGTCGCACCTTCCTGCATCGCGGGATTGCGACCCGTGCGTTCGAACGTCGTTTTCAACTGGCCGATCATGTGCGCGTGGTAGGTGCAGCCCACGCCGATGGCATGCTGCATATCGAATTGGTAAAAGAGATCCCCGAGGCGTTGAAACCGCGCCGGATCGAGATCGCCAAAAGCGACAGCGTCGACGTCGACAAGGACGTGGTCGACGCAAAAGCCGTCAACTAA